The Mytilus galloprovincialis chromosome 4, xbMytGall1.hap1.1, whole genome shotgun sequence genome contains a region encoding:
- the LOC143073486 gene encoding uncharacterized protein LOC143073486, translating into MSLKAFLCLSLVGLVAAEAGQKGYSPKYNLKTYGNPLGPFLGGNRFQGNIGAGYPLNGLSGYGHGGYGNNFYGLGSPLQYGSHVGYNSYGTQGGFPGYGFMNGMGLNVLSGYRNYGVYGNGVMPFKRYGFGRGLGGYGGYNNLIGYETSAGLNGYGSYGMGGFGGIGGINGYGSYGIGGLTGYRSYGLNGYGGYGLGSLNGYGSQSIGGFRNGKYGYSGVGGFGKFGGKKGTY; encoded by the exons ATGTCACTTAAAGCTTTCCTGTGTTTGTCGCTTGTCGGACTAGTAGCTGCAGAGGCTGGTCAAAAAGGATACAGCCCTAAGTATAACCTGAAAACATATGGGAATCCGTTAGGACCCTTCTTGGGTGGGAATAGGTTTCAAGGAAATATCGGCGCTGGATATCCCTTGAATGGCCTATCTGGATATGGACATGGTGGCTATGGAAACAACTTTTATGGTTTAGGTTCACCATTACAGTATGGCAGCCATGTCGGGTACAACAGCTATGGTACCCAAGGTGGATTCCCTGGATACGGGTTCATGAACGGAATGGGTTTGAATGTATTAAGTGGTTATAGAAATTACGGTGTTTATGGTAATGGAGTAATGCCATTCAAGCGATATGGATTTGGTCGAGGACTTGGCGGATACGGCGGGTATAACAACTTGATTGGTTATGAAACCTCTGCTGGTCTGAATGGTTACGGATCATATGGTATGGGCGGTTTTGGTGGAATCGGTGGCATCAATGGTTATGGATCATATGGTATTGGTGGTCTGACTGGTTATAGATCATATGGTTTGAATGGTTATGGAGGATATGGTTTGGGGAGTCTAAATGGTTATGGATCGCAAAGTATTGGTGGATTCAGAAACGGAAAATACGGATATAGTGGTGTTGGTGGTTTTGGTAAATTTGGAG GTAAAAAAGGAACATATTAG